ACAGGAAATAGAAAGAGACAAATGCTCAACAATCTATTCCATTGTAATACAAATAGCAACGCTACCAAAGAGAATCACTTTTGGTTGATTCCATTAAAGCAATGTCCAAGAATCTTACCCCAGGGCTCCATTGCACTGAATTTATGTCCATATCATGGGCCTTTTCCTTCTTCAGCAGCAACTTGTACAGAGGACCATCCACCTATGTCATATACAAGCAGCAAATTAGGGTCAAATTTACCCTACATTCTTGATAGAGTAGATGCATCGATTCTTTCGTCTTTATCCTTTTAGCATTTTCATACACAAAAAAGCATAATCTTATACAGTTTGCATTTTTTCCAGGGACTTGGATTTCAATATACATATGGCTGTGTCCTTTAATGTTGAGGTTCACAAAACCGTTAAATGAAAAGGGTCTGATGCAATTCCACAAAACACAGAAATGACAAGGAAGATTATCATAttaataataagttaataacaaattaacaatggAATCTGTCTACTCCAAATAACTAGTAATCCTGAACAATATTGAATTATAACGCAAGATTATCATGCTCAACTCTTAAAAACGAACATAgttcaattaaaaaatcaatgcaGATAAATGATGTTGCAAAATATATTCAACAGTAAATCTGTTTGATCAGTGTTCTCTGAGCTTAATGAACAAACATTTGGCACTAGTTTGCCAACTTGATTGCAAAGTCCTTATGGTGGCAAGTACAAATAGCTCAATAAGTCCCATGTTTATCCATGTGTGCAGAGAATCAACTACAATAATAAAAGGTCCGTGATTTAAAGGAAATATTATGGACAAGACAAAGGGAACTTTTAATGAATGACATGCAAAGATTAGATGTTAGCTCTTTTTGGGCAATGTTAGCTACTTACAAAATTTATAGTGTACGAGGATAATAATATGTTCCCAGGCACTAGTGGTACCACATGAAAATCACATGcctcaaataaagaaaattgtTCACCTACTTGTAttcaaaagttgaaacagcttATGAATGTTCCAGTTAACATTCTCAACTGTAGTTCTGTATTTAAATTATGGACTACTAGACTAGcaaagtaataatatatatatatacacacacaataAAACGACATATGAACTCCTTTAGCTAAGGATAGATGCAAGAAGAATTGGCATACTTGACTTTCATTGTCATCCACAAAAAGACGTATAGCATCATCGGCAGCTCCACTAGCAAAGATACCTTCTCTGTTACATGAAAACAAAATGCAAGATACAGATTGATCAGATTTACATAACTAGAAATTAATTTAGGGTGCACTGGTTATCTTGATGACAAAATagtgtttgatttatttttctttcaaaaaaaaaaataaatatgaatatgAAATTATGAATCACTAGAATATATCataatgataaataataaaactctTCCAAAAGCAATGCAAATGAAACTATGACTGACTAATGATTGGACAGAGGGAttaaacagagaaataaaaggATCTGGATAAATACCAGAGTCAAATGAGAATTTCATTTTAGTTAACTAATACCCAACTACCTTGACCAATGAACAGAGAAAATTGTCCGATCATGATACCCTGTAAGAGTGCAAAAATGTCTCCTGAAATTCCCAAGAAGAAATaggaatcaaattttgaaatgtACAAAAAGGAAAAGGTATAATAGAAGACTAATATGTCACCATTATAATCATTTATGCTTATTCTTCATTTGCACAAGTTCCATAATAGGATTAGTAACCCAAACTGATCTAGTTGCAGAAACAACTAAACCATATATGTTCATGTATGGTTTATATGTGTAGGCAAACTTCCCATTAAATATCCAGGAATTAGAAAATTTCATCAAATGTTGAATACACATTCTGGTAATCCATATCTGGGTGGGAAAGGGGAACATCTAGCAGAAATGTTACTTACCAATGTCTGAATCCACCACCAGATTGCATCCCTATATTTTCTGATTCCCATATCTTAAGCGTAAGATCATCACTGACATATAGGGTCGAAATCAAGAAAATGCTACATATTTTAGTTTGAAGATAAGCAGGAAACAATTTCACGATGAACAAGAGAACTATTTCACTTACCTGCAAGTAACCATTTTATCACCACTGGCATTGAAAGAGAGTGCCCAAACAGTTGAAGTATGACCACTGACAAcagttatattaaaatattgacaTTAAAAATTTTCCATAGAATACAGGAAAAAGGATCACCAATcatgtattaaaatttaaattttaaagagaagaaaaacatgATGGAAGATGTCAACAAATATTACTTATTCGGTTCTCCTATTGTTTGAATGCATTGCCAATCGTCACTATCACCTTCATCTGCCCAAACCTGGAAGAAAAATTGATTGCTCTATAACATTATCACACTGCCATATCCTATTCATTTACAGTGGAAGACATGCAACAATAAGGCTAGAGGACCAACAGCAAAACTTGAATGCAAGAGCCATTACAACATATTGCATTACCTTAATAGTGTTATCATAACTACATGAAAATAAGATATCCATTGTTGGATGCCATTTCACCATTTTCACATCTTGGGTATGTCCTTGCAACACTGACACACACTCAAATTCATTCCCTGGCAGCACTTCCCATATCCAAACAGATTTATCTCTACTACACGTTGCAAGTAGGTTTCCAGATGCATTCCAAGACACACTCTTCACTTCGTGTTCATGACCCTGCCAAAAAAATCACATGTATGTCAAtgcaaaagattttttttttcgtttttgaacaaaaaaggaaaaggaaagtaGCAACAATCAAGTAGGACAAAACATCCAGAAGAACAATAATAACGGAAAATAACTGAATTGGAAGCACTAGCATACCTCCAAAGTGGAGACACACTCGTAATCACCCCCAACATTCTCCCATATAGCTGTAGTGGCATCAAAACTTGCCGTGGCCAGCAGCTTACCAGAAGGTGACCAAGCGCACGACCGAACGGTTCGAGTGTGCGGCTCATCCAAAACCGCCTGCATTGCATCAATCATCACACTGACACACTCGTAgcaataaacataaaacatacaATCTCGATCACCAAATTAAACTCTAATCAAGCTTAGTCACTGAATATAAATCTCTCACTATTTAACTGCAATTGGATTACTCTTGACCacattattcaattttttattataatcaatcaatcaaccaatcaattgaaaaacaaataataataggtTGATCAAAGAGTAATGTTACTGAGTTACTGCTAATtaatatgtaattgaaaaaaagaaagaaaagaagagatgtGCCTTGGTGGACCAGACACCAGAGGAGAGGTTCTGTTCCCAGATTCGAATAGTTTTGTCGCCACTGCAAGAGGCAAAGAGGAGTGGGACACCGTTGTGGCCGGTGACGGGGTTCCAAGCCAAGCTCCAAACCCTATCAGTGTGGCCTTCGAGTCTCTGAATTTCCTTTAGTTCCAACCTCTCCATAGTTTTCTTCAGTTCTTCTTCCTTTGTTGCTGAGCTTTTTGCAATGGGTTTTTCCACGTGAACTGCACATGCCGGGAAAAATACCCAAAAGTAAGAACAAGAATTAGCGTTAAAACTTGAAAGGCAGTAAGGTGGCTCCCTTAAAAGGAAGGGCAAGTGAGAAAAGTTTGGAAGATTaattatagagaaaaaaaagcAGTGTACCTCCACCTCTTTAATGTTTTGGGGATGTGCAATTTACCCCCCTTaaaatctatctatctatctatctgtTCTATTTCTTCTTAATAGGAGACTTCTTCATGATTCAATGCTTGACAAGTGGCACCTAACAACAGCAAcaaaaaatcaatcgattgagATTGAGATTTAAAAAACAATATCAAACACAAACTAGAGATAGTGAAGCATATCCAGAGGTGCATGTACAGTGGTGCAGCCAGTGGCTCTAGCTCTTCCTATAAAACATTTACACAACGCGCACAGAATAACTTGATTATATACTAGATaaagagaagacaaaaaaaaatcactttaaGGTTTTACACAGCATACAAACAACTTGAGCACAATGGATATAGAAATttgagaaagcaaaaagtaatCATTTTTTACATTACTTAAAAGTACTCCTGATAACATGATGGTTGATGGACACACAAGAGTGGCAAAACAAACCGTGATAATTACATGGCATACAAAGAATACATGGGGATGCTACCCCACTTAATAAAAGAGTTGCAGCATTTTTCTTAATACAAaaacttataatttaaaaactaatcGGCAGTTCAAAAATCTTTCCTGCTGCTTCTTGAGTTATAAAATAAGAAGCAAAGCTATGTTTCTCTCGCATATTCTTTCTTCTCAATTTACTcatccttttaatttcttttcttccaGATCTCTTTTCATGGAAGGGGAGAAGCACAAATATTTAAGAACTGATGGCAGTCAGATCCCCACATTAACAAGGTGTTTTCCAATGGATGATCTAAAAAGAAAGGTAAACCATCATTGAATAATTACATCTTAACTTTTAACTTCTTTGCATATGTACATACAACATATCCTCATATTATTCATAGTAGTGGCAAAATgctttttttattaacatattcaaCTTGAATTCTTATTTTACCATAGTGATTAAATTTTTCTCATGAAAGGATCTGTGTTAATTTTAAGCACCCTAAAACAAAAAGGGCCAACTCAGAAAATTGGAAACTAAGTATTGAGAAG
This portion of the Arachis duranensis cultivar V14167 chromosome 6, aradu.V14167.gnm2.J7QH, whole genome shotgun sequence genome encodes:
- the LOC107493977 gene encoding protein CIA1 — translated: MERLELKEIQRLEGHTDRVWSLAWNPVTGHNGVPLLFASCSGDKTIRIWEQNLSSGVWSTKAVLDEPHTRTVRSCAWSPSGKLLATASFDATTAIWENVGGDYECVSTLEGHEHEVKSVSWNASGNLLATCSRDKSVWIWEVLPGNEFECVSVLQGHTQDVKMVKWHPTMDILFSCSYDNTIKVWADEGDSDDWQCIQTIGEPNNGHTSTVWALSFNASGDKMVTCSDDLTLKIWESENIGMQSGGGFRHWRHFCTLTGYHDRTIFSVHWSREGIFASGAADDAIRLFVDDNESQVDGPLYKLLLKKEKAHDMDINSVQWSPGEKPLLASASDDGTIKVWELVSQR